The following are from one region of the Acidobacteriota bacterium genome:
- a CDS encoding helix-turn-helix transcriptional regulator, producing MATTIQESSGNVFTDLGFEPEEALNLKLRSDLMIAIAKLIEDRGLTQTAAAKLLKVTQPRISDLVRGKIDRFSVDSLIEMLGHAGAEVSFVIKSGRQVA from the coding sequence ATGGCAACTACCATCCAGGAATCGAGCGGGAACGTCTTCACCGACCTCGGTTTCGAGCCCGAAGAGGCTCTGAATCTGAAGCTCCGGTCAGACTTGATGATCGCGATTGCGAAGCTGATCGAGGACCGCGGCCTCACCCAGACCGCTGCGGCAAAGCTGCTCAAAGTGACCCAGCCGAGGATCAGCGACCTCGTGCGCGGAAAGATCGACCGATTCAGCGTCGATAGCTTGATTGAGATGCTGGGTCACGCCGGAGCGGAAGTTTCCTTTGTGATCAAGAGCGGTCGGCAGGTTGCGTAG
- a CDS encoding type II toxin-antitoxin system RelE/ParE family toxin, which produces MEERPLAWLGTSLADVRAFPEEARRSAGFQLRRVQQGLMPTDWKIMSTVGSGVTEIRLRGQLEHRVLYIAKFDEAIYVLHAFEKKTQRTRKADLDLARRRLRDLEDLRRARKER; this is translated from the coding sequence ATGGAGGAACGGCCTCTCGCATGGCTCGGCACCTCGCTGGCTGACGTCCGAGCCTTTCCCGAAGAGGCTCGCCGATCCGCGGGCTTCCAGCTCCGCCGCGTCCAGCAGGGGCTGATGCCGACGGACTGGAAGATCATGTCCACGGTGGGAAGCGGCGTCACTGAGATCCGACTCCGCGGCCAGCTTGAACACCGAGTCCTCTACATCGCGAAGTTCGACGAAGCGATCTATGTCCTCCACGCCTTCGAGAAGAAGACTCAGCGAACTCGCAAGGCCGACCTCGATCTTGCTCGACGCCGTCTCCGAGATCTCGAAGATCTGCGAAGAGCCAGAAAGGAGCGCTGA